One region of Clostridia bacterium genomic DNA includes:
- a CDS encoding CRISPR-associated endonuclease Cas1 produces MGWRTIIVDSRSKICYRGGYVIVKKEADVQIHISEIDVLILASPQVSFTGMALAELVKSKVKIIFCDEKHNPMGEVVGHHDHYHSSKRIMTQAHWNDEIKDIVSAAILRQKICNQARLLSQIGQNEGHDYCWDMRMKFCPRTAKS; encoded by the coding sequence ATGGGCTGGCGCACCATCATAGTGGACAGCCGCAGTAAAATATGTTATCGCGGCGGCTACGTCATCGTCAAAAAAGAAGCGGACGTACAAATACATATCTCCGAAATCGACGTGCTTATTCTGGCTTCGCCTCAGGTCAGTTTCACCGGTATGGCGTTGGCTGAATTGGTCAAATCGAAGGTGAAAATTATCTTTTGTGATGAAAAGCACAATCCTATGGGCGAAGTGGTAGGGCATCACGACCACTACCACTCGTCCAAGCGGATTATGACGCAGGCACACTGGAATGACGAGATCAAGGATATCGTATCGGCGGCAATCCTTCGGCAGAAAATTTGCAATCAGGCACGCCTGCTTTCGCAAATAGGACAAAATGAGGGGCACGATTATTGTTGGGATATGCGGATGAAATTTTGCCCGCGGACGGCGAAGTCATAG
- a CDS encoding SpoIIE family protein phosphatase, whose amino-acid sequence MKISLRLKVVFMTVILSMALIGASVLIASLFFTERTQKDADNDCAMAAANMAKRLDESYGDFIVNYAASMRQIYEDNYEDLVYHEQHGFASREEEAEYYKSLTAPLFPASTGFGMSYAQSEFRNNYNFVMQELLLVSNNFNTEGGYVYLYDSQNDYIVFMMDCTDDDSPLYAFPASIQRPSPQWKSAVGDANTVVTYLKKLNGVQYCYGTYPLLDEDEGTVVAYVGFNYDMAKLQTAQREFITTITIIMVIVMAVITLVYLLLAEYFLIKNIRKLSRSTVAFSDNLAEGKRLTYVDSGVKSRDEVGMLSAQFGVMQHKLIEYVDTIAQKTAEEHRRGAELSIAAEIQQEELPPSAYSDEAVSVRASFTAAKEVGGDFYDYFYVDEGRVAVVIADVTGKGIPAALFMMKAKSIIKSEVKATEDLVRAMAKANDAILENNRAGLFVTAFVGVVDVRTRRMTCVSAGHEKPYLVGEDGAVERLNVHANFVLGGIAGFPYAADEVDLGDRRLFLFTDGLNESIDGNEEEFGYQRVEDALRISAHLGQDQVLSAMQDALGAFVGDKEPFDDVTMLSFALKDAALHLRFDDPDYDVIEQTTEAVNAAFPQLEREVLVKAGVIIDEILNNLVSYEKKEGFVVTVDAAVKADGLTLVFSSNGDAFNPLQTKGKPLTSDAAEATLGGWGIAITRSLSSGVSYARVDDRNVLEVTFAL is encoded by the coding sequence ATGAAAATAAGCCTGCGTCTGAAGGTCGTGTTTATGACCGTTATTTTGTCGATGGCACTCATCGGCGCGTCCGTTCTCATCGCGTCGCTGTTTTTCACCGAGCGCACGCAAAAAGACGCCGATAACGATTGCGCCATGGCCGCCGCCAATATGGCGAAGCGCCTCGACGAATCGTATGGGGATTTTATCGTGAATTACGCCGCTTCCATGCGCCAAATCTACGAGGATAACTACGAAGATTTGGTGTATCACGAACAGCACGGATTCGCCTCCCGTGAGGAAGAAGCGGAGTATTACAAGAGCCTTACCGCGCCTTTGTTCCCCGCTTCGACCGGCTTCGGCATGAGTTACGCGCAGTCCGAGTTCCGCAACAACTACAACTTCGTTATGCAGGAATTGTTGCTGGTCTCCAACAATTTCAACACCGAGGGCGGCTATGTCTATCTCTACGACAGCCAAAACGATTATATCGTCTTTATGATGGATTGCACGGACGACGATTCGCCGTTGTACGCCTTCCCCGCCAGCATTCAGCGGCCCTCCCCACAATGGAAATCGGCCGTAGGCGACGCGAATACCGTGGTTACGTACCTCAAAAAATTGAACGGCGTGCAGTATTGCTACGGGACGTACCCGCTCTTGGACGAAGACGAGGGCACGGTCGTCGCCTACGTCGGATTCAACTACGATATGGCCAAATTGCAGACCGCCCAACGCGAATTTATCACCACGATCACCATCATTATGGTTATCGTGATGGCGGTCATCACCCTCGTGTATTTGTTGTTGGCGGAGTATTTCCTCATCAAAAACATTCGCAAACTGTCCCGCTCTACCGTGGCGTTCTCGGACAACCTCGCGGAAGGCAAGCGGTTGACCTACGTCGATAGCGGCGTCAAGTCCCGCGACGAGGTGGGTATGCTCTCCGCGCAGTTTGGCGTCATGCAGCACAAACTCATCGAATACGTGGACACCATCGCCCAAAAGACGGCGGAAGAGCACCGTCGCGGCGCGGAGTTGTCCATAGCCGCCGAGATACAGCAAGAAGAATTGCCGCCCTCCGCGTATTCGGACGAGGCGGTATCCGTTCGCGCCAGTTTCACCGCCGCCAAAGAGGTAGGCGGCGACTTCTACGATTATTTCTACGTGGACGAAGGACGAGTGGCGGTGGTGATAGCCGACGTCACGGGCAAAGGGATACCCGCCGCCTTGTTTATGATGAAAGCGAAGAGCATCATCAAGAGCGAGGTCAAGGCGACCGAAGACCTAGTCAGAGCGATGGCCAAAGCCAACGACGCCATTCTCGAAAACAACCGCGCGGGGCTGTTCGTCACGGCCTTCGTGGGCGTCGTAGACGTGCGTACGCGTCGTATGACGTGCGTCAGCGCGGGGCACGAAAAGCCCTACCTCGTGGGCGAGGACGGCGCGGTCGAACGGTTGAACGTGCACGCCAACTTCGTGCTGGGCGGCATCGCGGGCTTCCCCTATGCGGCGGACGAGGTCGACCTCGGCGATAGGCGGCTCTTCCTCTTCACGGACGGGCTGAACGAGTCCATCGACGGCAACGAAGAGGAGTTCGGCTATCAACGCGTCGAAGACGCGCTCCGCATTTCCGCCCATCTCGGCCAAGACCAAGTGCTGTCGGCGATGCAAGACGCACTCGGCGCTTTCGTGGGCGACAAAGAGCCGTTCGACGACGTGACGATGCTGTCGTTTGCGCTCAAAGACGCCGCCTTGCACTTACGATTCGACGATCCCGACTACGACGTTATCGAGCAAACGACGGAAGCGGTCAACGCCGCTTTCCCGCAACTCGAAAGGGAGGTCTTGGTCAAAGCGGGCGTTATTATCGACGAGATACTCAACAATCTGGTTTCCTACGAAAAGAAAGAGGGGTTCGTCGTCACCGTCGACGCCGCCGTCAAGGCGGACGGTTTGACCCTCGTTTTCTCTTCCAACGGCGACGCGTTCAACCCTCTCCAAACGAAAGGAAAGCCCCTTACCTCGGACGCCGCCGAAGCGACTCTCGGCGGTTGGGGCATCGCCATCACGCGAAGTCTGTCTTCGGGCGTTTCCTACGCCCGCGTAGACGATCGCAACGTGTTAGAGGTGACGTTCGCGCTCTGA
- the csn2 gene encoding type II-A CRISPR-associated protein Csn2 has product MGYADEILPADGEVIGVVCKSRAYFASLVAQCNGYADGHIAVLFGDRSLNWTKEAVVILDYYSLATIGKTVFAKYCKLLDSSCRGDEYTSLLDEVEQAVCRLLRQIEDTDLQWDYDVPRTISSYLKLCNAHIANTSGTIVEDLQNLIAIVALTKAYEICVLINAKSFFSVEELNEIIKCTIYSGLKLLLVDNVDANNLLQNEKR; this is encoded by the coding sequence TTGGGATATGCGGATGAAATTTTGCCCGCGGACGGCGAAGTCATAGGCGTCGTTTGCAAGAGTCGGGCGTACTTCGCCTCGTTGGTGGCGCAATGCAACGGCTATGCGGACGGTCATATTGCTGTTTTATTCGGCGATCGATCTCTGAATTGGACGAAGGAAGCCGTCGTTATCCTTGACTATTATTCTTTGGCTACTATCGGAAAAACCGTCTTTGCCAAGTATTGCAAACTGCTGGACTCCTCTTGTCGAGGGGATGAATATACATCTCTTTTGGATGAAGTCGAACAGGCGGTATGCCGACTACTACGACAAATAGAAGACACCGATTTGCAATGGGATTATGATGTGCCCCGAACGATTTCTTCCTATCTTAAACTATGCAATGCACATATTGCCAACACTTCAGGCACCATCGTGGAAGACTTGCAAAACCTCATCGCAATAGTCGCGCTCACCAAGGCTTATGAAATATGCGTTTTGATTAACGCAAAATCATTTTTTTCGGTGGAAGAATTGAATGAAATCATCAAATGCACCATCTACAGCGGCTTAAAACTACTGCTAGTAGATAACGTTGATGCGAATAATCTTTTGCAAAATGAAAAAAGATAG